TTTCGCTGAAGGAGTACAGAAGTTCTTTAGTGTCGATGTTGTTCAAGAACACACCGATGGTGTTCACAATAACATCAGTAATCGATCAGAACTCTTTGATTATGACATCGGTCTTTACAATTTGGCCTTAGAAACATTTCCATGCGCAAACATCATTGTTCCAAGAGAAGACGATCAATgtaggtataaaaaaaaattaaaaaaatatgtgtactttttacaaattaatttttttatttttattttttttattttattcatttcccaaccaacagtgagcttatggttcaccacttacaggaGGATCCCTACCTGCACCCAATGGGTCTGGCCTATATAGTGCATTATTTGGTAATACTTAACTGGACTGGGTTATGTGATACATAGAATACAAAACACCACTACTAACCTAAGCAAAATAGGTCGTAGGCCTATAATGACGACAAAACAGTATGTCAAAAAAGTGATACAAATATTCTTTATctgtgtatttatatatatacatattcatGATAAATACTTGGTGTCTAATAAGAGTGATATGGCTTAATTTGAGTTTGAAAGCTTCTTATTCATCTTCCACCGCCTTGTTTCTGCTCGACTTGAACAAGATAACACAGCTAAGTAGGCGTAATTAATGTAACGTTGTTTTCACATTCAGTTAGGCCTATGGTATGATAATATGTTAATAATTCATTGCTACTTTCACAGATGGTACTGTTGTATGTAGATTTAAATAAGTTGCCATCCTGTAAAGAGCTTCTTTCTTCTGCTATAATAAAAAGCAAATGGAATAATcacataaagctctgtcaaattgtttgacaaaaaagtgtgatgtgcccaaatatgtcaGTGATAATTTATgatgatattttttttcacataaagtttgatagtgtaaacagagcttaacaccAAAATAATTGCATCAAAACAacaattatttatctttttttttaatatcgaactggaagtcaatgggtttttggttaaatttaatttggcctattaaaagtttgattttgtatttttcatttttttggtgggggggggggggggtgtgaaAACTACAtctttaggcctaattatacaATGTTGAatatattgacaaaataaaaaacattagtGCTAGATTTTAAGTATAAGGTATATCTAATCATGGTTACGATACAGCAACATATTTAACAGGAGGAAACCATTACCAAACTTCATCACTAATATAATAATCTTATGCGACTACATATAAccctttaaaaatgaaatactgttTATATTATCAAGCATTGATAGAGACACAAGAATTGAAAATGGATTGTGATGGGACACCTACTACTACTAAACAGACTACAACTGATGCACACACGACCACTATCATGGGTAAGTAATATTCATAAAGCATCTGCACGCAATGCAACGACGTAAAGCGCACAACTCACGTGACCATCCGAACTATTGCTTGCGATAAGTCAACTAActtgcgttgcgcctacgtTGTTGTGAATCAAACTTAAATCTGGTAATCACTATACTTTTaaatagtctgggttccaggcggagttttgacttaatattagttaaaagataaattttttggcacatatggcgtttcatacgtgcaCTACTTGGAGCTtgtatttcagacaaacatcgaaaagcctcgaaaaaaataactacagactttgGGCAAGTCTCCTTGCTCTgggtttattatattatatttaaaatacaaacttcacaacattgataataaccCCACGTCAAACAGATTCCAAGCACAAGCGTCGTGAAATGAGCTCATGACATAAGTGGTGCGATAtgacttttttttcaatttttaaaagatataaaaatgtCACTTTGAAGCATTTTTAGGACCCCCAAGTCATTGCAGATCAGCTcctatatcattaaaaatagtCCTGTACACTACTTTCTAAAACGACGTTTGCCGATTCTGTATCTATATACCCTTTATACATTTCCGTGGTAAATATTTATGGGGAACATAGGATTTATAGTACATGGCCTATCTTGAGAAAAAtatctaaagcgtggttcccactagcgacgcaacacaaggacgtaacgcaacgcaagtgaattgagcaatcataagcgatggcttattcgcttgtgattgctaaagcgtggttcccactagcgacgcaacacaaggacgtaacgcaacccaagtgaattgaccaatcacaagcgatggcttattcgcttgtgattgctaactgtctataacttcgcttgtcattggttaaaacgcttgcgttgcgtttacgtccttgcgttacgttctagtgggaaccacgcttaacgcaaagacgtaccataaagcgcaacgcaaggacgtataTAGCGCAATGCAAGTggtttgaataatccattgcttgtgattggtcaaattagttaattaattgaaagtatcatcatcaacatcaataCAAATTTACGCTACATTTGGAATTCTTTCGAcaagtgtggttcccactagagacgcaacacaacgacgtaacgcaacgtaagggatttgaccaatcacaagccatagattattcgaactgtcgcttgtcattggtcagctcgcttgcgttgcgtccacgtccctgcattgcgtcctagttggaaccaagcttaaagttaaagaacaaggccatacatggctgcagtcgctgTAGAGAGGAAAAGGTTACTTGCATGGAAGAATTACCTTAAATACAGTTAAATTATTCCATAAGGCCGGTACTTGCAGAGAATTTTATTTTCCCTTGTACTTgtcacaataaataatatttttgtatttgttagtTCACTTGTatttgttcattcattcatttaatttagTCGCGTTATTTTTTCCGTTTATGTTATTCATTCTTTCAAGCGAAAACGCGTTTTAATGTCGGAATTGATATTTCCGGTCACTGACAAGTTTGAAATCATCCGTTTATTCGTTTAAATAGAGTTGCCTGATAGACTTCATTAGCAAAAAAACTTACTTATAATATTCAGAATGTCGATAATAACCAGAGATGAGTAAAATGTACTCTGCCCTGATAATAAGAATAAACAGATACCATGGCGCTATAACCATGCAAAGACGAGTccctatttatttttatttatttttacatacagaaaagtggcaaaagaaagaaaataaaaccaaattaaaagaAACTATAACATACTATTACTATTAATCGCCTCAACACTCCTCATCCACCCCACCCCACACCCCTCTCTCTTTTTTTGCATACTACACATGACAAGTTTCCTCCTTTTTAACCTGTTCACGAACTTAATCTTCATGACTGTTTCATTaattgtactgtaatttattattatgatctactttattaaatattatcattattttcataGTATTTTATTAGTTTACAGAGGCTGTAAGTTATATTGTATTTTCGTGTCTGTTTTCGTAACTGTGTTCATGTTGTTTATGTTCTATTACTCCAATTCAGCTCTTTGGGCCGGCTGCAatagttataatattaattattttttttaatttcttgcacttgttctatatttttatatgtttgataccgagatataggcctatttgttatTACACTACTTCCTAATGTTATAGTTTATTAAACATTTGAAAGGTTTTCAAGAAATTCAATAACTGATACAGACTATGATTATCGGTGCTGTATCTATAATTTGTCCAGTATTATAAGGCAAAATGATGTAATTTCTGTGTCATATATGTACCACATGTTACGCCTGTAACATGTCTCACCTAACCCTATACAGGTGCTCCATGTGATACACTTTTTTTACAGAATGTGCATattatacattgttattattattattgttattgtgcatattatatattgttttattacttGATTTGATATttgctttttacatttatttttgttggtgttttccTTTGAGCACGgtcttactgaaaaacaacttttagttgagttaagtatccgtgattaaataaagcttattattattattattattattatactggaGTACAGAAAATCGGGCGACATATAACCAACTCAGACTATATATAAAATGCatgattaatttatatattattcattaatattatatgatCGAAAAATCTATATTACAAGTATAATATTTCcacttattaatattaatagatCGCAAAGACAGCGACTTTTGTGACATATATGCGTACCAATCGAAGTATGTGTGTCGTTCAAACGTATTCATTCGCATGATATGCCCAAACCTCTGCGATGTTCATAATGGTaagtattataggcctactaactacgAAAATAATATCGACTTCTAAAATATTGGTTTAGACGTTATTGCAATAGatagtatattaattaaatgcTGTTGTTACTTTTCAGTTTGTGAAAATGTACATGCCGTATGCAACATGTGGCGCAATATGGGATATTGCGATACAAAGAAGAAATTTATGTTAACCAATTGTAAGAAAAAATGTCAATGGTGCTAAATTATGGTAACGatctatggaacgcctcctctgccttcagttcacatttatcatgcagcaTACACACCAATCgacatgcagtacacaccaatcgtcatgcagtacacaccaatcgtcatgcagtacacatccatcgtcatgcagtacacaccaatcgtcatgcagtacacatccATCGTCATGcagcagtacacaccaatcgacatgcagtacacaccaaagaAGGCGTTCCATAACGACCATGCACTCTAATTTAGGCGACAGCGAGAAATATGTTTGCCTGCAATGTTAATGCTTactttgtttatatttacttttcataatataatattacttaATTCCATAtaatgttgtacagtattataactAGTCTCTCTAGACTTTCTTGTAGGCTTATGACGTTCCAGTCTCATCAATGTTTAGTACagttaatatttgtattatgcTATTGTAAAAGACGCACTCTTTAGTGGATGCACATATTgtagtaaaataaactttttgcTTTGTAATagattaatgtaaatattattactgGGTTTaaacatttctaaaattaaGTCTATAATTAACTTAATATAGAGACGTCATTGAAGTGTAACAACTTTTACCTACTTATAGAATGTTACCTTGGCTTCATTTTAAAGCTTTGATGAAACCAGGCAGATTTATTCTACATCTCCTTGATGaaacaaacttatttttaaatttatgattatatagtttgcaaaatatttactacttttagttaaataaaatacaattataaaaagtttggaatttttaatttgtaaacatGATCTACATGCACGGACGAGATGCAGGGCAAGCTGCAGCATTTACACAAAAAACAGCATACTGCCTGGTGAAACAATGTTAAATGTCTACACAATTGCTTAGTGCTTCTATCCTTACGTTTTTCTCTTCGGATATAATGTCAACATTAAGCCGAGATCAATGTGATCTCTGTTGTTCTTTCGGCCAACCAAGAACAATTTCAACTGTCTTAAAATATGAACCTATGATGGcatctcttaagctctgtctacactatcaaactgtatgtgacaaaaacaatgtgCCCATATGCATATATGGACACGacgacatcatatcactaccatatttgggcacatcacacttttttgtcaaactagttggatagtgtagacagagctttaatccTGTGTCAAAACATCGCATTATGGTCTTCCTTAATCAAAAACAGAATCGTAACAGATCCTAAGCTTGTCTTTACAACTTCTTTGTATGTTATTAAAAACGATGCTCCGATCCCGTACGCCAGGCAAGGAATACCTGAATAAAAGTAgaaacaaaaatttgtatatatttgaaaatatgTATCTAACTGTAAATCGATTTGGAAATTCTGATATATTCAGGTAAGGTGAATGTATATTGGACTGAAGGGCATTACAAAACAACTTTCTAGATGAAATTAAAAGCACAGACAACGTTGAACCTGTTGAACGTAAGTGAGAAACTTGTTTTCAGACATGAGAAGTCTCGTactaatgctttttttttactctgtttttatttcatttccacgGATGTGGGATGAGATTCCGGTATATATCACagacatgtttatttataatgattgCAATTCTTattctgttttatataaattctatCTTACCGGATTGTTAAATGTTTAACCTTGTTTCTGTTATTTTTCCTCCAGCACTATCAGGAGAGTCTATTATAGCGATAtttttgctttttgacaatccgCCAGGATAGTGTCCTGCGTTTTTCTatgcttgtttttgttttatgtaatttatgctttttgtattattgtttttatttttctggataataaatgaatatgaatatgaatacgtttaaatacacaataaataaatacttaccaagattgacaattttcaaaatgccAAACAATCTATTGTCTATGGATAAATCTTGCCATGGTCGTTTAGTGCAATGATACTTAATAAATGGATAGCATCCAGTTCTCAAAATATGATAGTTTGTCCCTTCTACATCCCAATTGAAATGAGATTGTCCAAATTGGTCGCTGTTAATATCAGAGTATCTGACAAAGTATGACGTCCATGCTGGAAGATTACGTTGCTTTAAGTAACATGTGAGGACTTCAGACGATTTCGGTCTCAGATGTTTTGGAGTTTTTCTCATCAGCAGTTTTGTAGCGCCGAAGATTTTCTTAAATGTCATTACTGTTACTGTAATCTATAACAGTAAATCGTATGACAATATCAATAGCAAACCCATGATATATGTCGgcactactgtatattatggaATTTATTCTCCAAGTCTTCTCAACCTAGCTTCATCAGGCAAGAAAAACGGTAGGGCGGCACTTAGTATATTCAGtcaaaaaatgtcaatttatcTCCGTTTTATGTTTTGGAGTTTTCTCGTCAGCAGTTTTGTAGCGCCGAAGATTttcttaaatactgtatattcatcCCTACACACATATATGTAGAAATGCATTTTAAAGACTTACAACACGTTCAAATTGCAACTTTATCACAAGCAAATCTGTtgattttcttatattttagtATTTCAAATAAAGTTACTGGTCTGAACCTCTGGCTGAAACATGCTGCAACATGGAAAACAAAAGGAAATTGatatatactatactgtattgtccaactataatattaatacattttttttaattgttttcattttgtataaacTTGTTCTAAATAAACTACTATCTAAATACTACAGTAGGTACTATACCAAGGATAGGTCTAGTTTCTAAGAAGTTTCAGGTACAGCCTCCTGTAAGGCTAGCTCGGGATAATCTACTATTAaatccatggaggtataaaattctattttatacctccatgattaatCTATGTCTTTCTTGGCGTGTATTCGGAGTAAAGAGAAGGCATCTTTGTTAGTTGTTTAggctataatataataattataggcctaggcctagtagtactagctGCTtcgaattaaattatttttattaatttaaatattgtttttatatttgtgtgTTCTTTAGCTTGCTAAAACTGGTCCAACTCCCAAAAActgcataaaaataatatttaatgtctATCTAATGATTATTTATCATAACGTACTAGGCCctgttattattctttgaattAATTATCATGATGACAACATTATAAAACATACGTTTTCTAGTTTTTTCTTCCGTGTAGACGTGACGGACCGTCAACACTACATATCCTAGGCCCAAGCATATCCTATCGGACGCCGACGGTACGGGGACTGAATGATTTTCTCCCGGGCGCCATGCGCGGGGAGTGCTTCCGTGCTGTAGCCTAACCATAACGCTCGATTTCTAAAGCtaaaaaacattacatttcACATGGCATTACAAGAAATGTAAATAGGACTATTTTATATACGAATCAGCATATATGTCATATGTTTTAAAGTGCAATATAGCATCTTACTtacatataaaaatgaaatttagccgatcttttattttttttaaagaaccgGCTCATCTTTGAAAACAACGTAGAACGCCAATTGTGCATTACAAATATGCGAAACTTGGATTTACAAATAATTGTTTCACCGTATCTTACTTACttcatgtgtttttttaaatcaatactATTACTTtgactttttatttatatactaggcctatattgtaaATTCAGACAACACGTAGGCCCGTACCGTAGGCCCTAGGGCTAGACTTTACAGTATTTCGAATTAGGCCTGCAGAGTTTGTAGCGAACGGCGTTCCATATGTCAAAAGACATAACCTGTTCCGTAGcaacaatatacaacaatacGGTATGCCGAAGAATATAATCTAAATTCCCTACTTCAatctaggcctacacattaaACGTAATCacatattttgtaatgtttaattgatatttattattatcattagaaTTAATTATAAGAATATAccctaggcttaggcctagtctagctaggcctaggctagcctagaagGGTAGGCCTAAGGGCTAGGCATAGGCCGCCCTTACGAAGAGGCCTAGCTAGTCCTAGCTAGCTACAGTAGTAGgggtagcctagcctaaggaGGCCTTGGCCTAGTGGTAGGTAACCTAGGTCCAGGCTAGCGCtctctaggtaggcctagcctaactaCTAGGCAGGTTATTGCTGGTACTGGCTTGAGATTTCTCAATTTTCTCGCTGAATAAAAAATTGAAGGcttttactattatattaggcctgcctctaggcctataggcctagcctaggctagatcGACTCTCTATCACACAGAAGCATCaaatgaaaatatcaatctgtatgatattttattttaggctacCTATATTgttttgcatggcgaaatcaaatcttgatataaagtttgtagTACACTATGTGTATAGttactcaacagttcttttcagaactaatacatgtggtgtaccgcaaactttatatcaacatatgatattttaattattcaggTTACACCGGTCGTGTTGTGGAATGTATTTCGGAATTTGCTTGAGTGTCTGAATTTAGCCAAAATTAGAAATACTCAGGCATGGGATTATTCTCACATTCATGAAAAATTTAtcatgtatttttttgtttagaaCTTGCAGCTAGTCTAGATCTGGGGCCATGTAAGGACGTCGAAGCTCACAGTCACAGAGTGAGGAATTAGAACAACAACCAATTATGTCTTCATTAAAGTTTTCAAGAGACATACCTGAAAGTAACAAGACCACTAAAGAACCAATACCAGCAACTGATGGTATATTCTCTCTTGAAAAGCTTCCATTTTCCtctgtaagttttattttaatttctaacAAAAATTAAGAGGCATCATATCCTTAAGGTCTATCTACactaacactatcaaactttatgtgacaaaaaagatgaaaaagacttttttttgtcaaactagtagtttgatagtgtagacagagcttaataacaTTAAGTTCAGGATGTCtgacattttttataataaggGATGgaactattatttataattaatacacattactaaaaaagcTGTGGAGCagtattagtaaaaataatagtaaattactttataaTGTTAAGGATTTATCATTATACAATTtcatataaaaatgatattgctACGAATACaaacacaatttttatttttaggtcgaattaaaaaataaatatgatgaGGTGTTAGGGCCGTTGACAATCTTTGCTCCATATTTTCATGAAGATGGTAAGTATACCTTATTAAAAAAACAGGACATCAAAAAACATTGAGCTACCCTTTCCACAAGAGCGAATAGCTGCGATTTTCATTTCCATCGCGTGTTTGCTGAGCTCTTTGATTCGCTTAAGTGCTCCTGAACTCTGTATTGGTTGCACAATTTTACGCAAAAAGTACTCATTTTGCTGAATTGAAAACTCAAGGAACTAGAATTCATCGCAGAACTAGAATTCATCGCAGAAAGGGATTTGGAAGatagaaatatattaatatgcatGCGTTTAAGATTAGTTGCAACTGAACAGACTCGAAACGCATGCAATCAATTCAGTATGCCATTAACAATTGTTTGTTGATGCCATTATCTTTACCACATTTCTCAGAAAAGTATGGAAAAAACACatctaaattaatatttttgttttatttattgtagtACAAGAAAAGCAGGAAATTAGTATGGAGAGACCTGTTACGCCCATTGATGTAAGTAACCATTCCAACTTATATATTTCCTTATGTTGTTTTAGGTAATCACATTAATGCCCTTTTCTGACAGCAGTTTAAGATAATGTTcctttgaaaaaataatttataatttttatgcCATTTTTAATGTTGCATAATACCATAGATATTCATTTTTACCCAAAACTGAATAGAAAACATTATCTTTCTGATAAAAttgtaaaagaaaataatagtGAACTGGAAAACCATTGTCTGTTATTTaagcataatttaaaaaaaaaagtataactttattaaaactacaaaattaccTATTCAAAGATTGATTCAATTTATtttgctttcattttttatgtgaacaatacatcttatttttatttttattttatgtctttaggcaatgtggccaaggattaccaatagtgaattaatcactgtcctatcagataggtggtaatccccctgatacaggggctattgtgtgaaccagttcaccggggtaaccccctactctttttcgaataatggactgggttctttaaagtacacacatgttataactgtgtacactggacctacggtttatagtccttatccgagaagacttgttccaccaccagaactaggagcgagtcggcctcgaaccattgccgatgttgttgttggctctttaggtacggtaaacggcgcccctgccttaaccgctcggttactttaaagtaaaacaaacatttttaattcaatttattaattattaaattatgttttctaGGAGAGCATCAAAGCACCGCCAGCAAAATATGAAGACCTAGTAAAGCTGATACGAAGGAGGATCGCTGCTGATCCTGATAGCCCGCACTTGTCTGTTGATGATCAACAGGTGTTGGTATGTAAATGCAATTGATCACCTGTTAACACCAGGTgatagtactgtatgtaaatgCAATATTACATATTACGTTTGTTCTCTTGTTGTGTTTGTGTTGTCTTGTAGCGTAattgtgtaattttttttaaatatattttttatattattactactacttgTCTGAATCTTTAGTTAAGATTAAGAT
This genomic stretch from Antedon mediterranea chromosome 11, ecAntMedi1.1, whole genome shotgun sequence harbors:
- the LOC140063076 gene encoding uncharacterized protein C15orf61-like, with product MTFKKIFGATKLLMRKTPKHLRPKSSEVLTCYLKQRNLPAWTSYFVRYSDINSDQFGQSHFNWDVEGTNYHILRTGCYPFIKYHCTKRPWQDLSIDNRLFGILKIVNLGIPCLAYGIGASFLITYKEVVKTSLGSVTILFLIKEDHNAMF